One Thamnophis elegans isolate rThaEle1 chromosome 2, rThaEle1.pri, whole genome shotgun sequence genomic window, ggagggcttactttagcgcatgcactcgaaagcccgattgggcttattatccagggagggcttatttttggggagggcttattttagcacatgtgctcaaaagctcgattgggcttattatccaggaagggcttattttgggggagggcttattttagcgcatgtgctcaaaagctcgattgggcttattatcaggggagggcttattttcagggaaacagggtatgagaAACAGCAATGTAACAATATCTGTTCCAAGTGTTTGCGTTAAAAGGAGAGGGCCTAAATAGAAAAGCATCTCGGAAGTGTTTCTTGCCATATTTTTTGGCAAAGATAGAAGAAAGATAGTAGTAAAGGCAAtaattgaacaatttttgaaaaggaatgagaaaaaaaaatcatttccagaACTGGGAAGACTCTTTGGGAAGGAGTGATGTTGGGTGCATTCTTCGTGCATTCCTCACAAAGGTTTACATTCTTCATGATGTTCTTTATCTGGAAGACTCCCTTATCAGAAGAGTATCTGCTTCTGTTTAATTTTGCAGAATATTTCAGTTTCCTGGATGTTTTGCTTAGATAAAAGTAGAAATTCACATGATTCTTGACAACAGTGTGGAAGTAATTTGCTCTTACTTTCCTTctggatgctttttaaaaaattactcagCCTAACCTTCAACTCTGGGATTTGGTGGTATCCCTGCAAATACTAATCAGGCCTGGCCCTGTTTGGCTTTTAAGCCCAGACTAGAGTAGCCAAATGCTGAAACATGCTGTGTTTaccaccttaaaaaaaaagtattcttgCATATTAGTGACAACCTGAGTTTTTCATGGGAAAAGATACATGCCATCTGAagacagcaaaaacaaaaaaaaaacactatagtAAAGAGCCAAATTTCTCTTGGCAAGAATTGAGTTCTTGGTTGCCATCAAATTCTCTCCTATTCTAACCTACTTTCTTTATTGCCTTGGAACCATTTCACACATGCAGCTCTTTGTCAGTATTTCAGAATGGCAAGGCCTGCGATTATAGACTCCTTATGCACGCTTGTCTTGGAGACTATTATATCGTGTGgctatggctgaaacttttgttAGGAAAGTGCAGTTTTATGTTTAGTAATATTACTTTGATTATTAATGATTAACACTGGGATATATTTTGATCCAGAGGAAGAGGAGCAGTTTCCCCCTCTCTTGAtgccatttttcatcctttcaTCAAACTCCAAGTCTGGCAGTAGTTTAAAATGATACCTATATTTTTTGCAATtaatgcaaaacacacacacacacacacacacacacagtatattccTATCTAATGCGTTTTAGCACCAAAGAATACTCTTATCTCAATTGGTCCTTTAAaccaagattttattttatgcGGCCTTGCATTTTATCAGTATTTGTTAAAATTTCATAAACAATTGTCCAAAATCATTCTACAAAGGGAAaataaaccaagaaaaaaaaatttgacAGTTTTAATGCAGATAACAAACCTCTGCTATGTTTATTATCTCATTGTTGGTTACTGTTGCAGGATCTGTTGGTTCATGAATAAACTGCTAAAATGTACAGTGTAATTTAGGATTTTAGTTGTTCTGCCGAGATTTGTAAGGAGGGGGGTTTGAATGGTGGTATTTCTGGTCTCTTCCACACATCTGTACAGTTTCAGAAAAaggctaggtttttttttccactacTACAGCCATGTTGGGAGCACTGAagtgcttctgggttgaaaggtgACATCACCGTTGCCCAGGGATGCCTAGTTGGGGGCTTCTTTAAGTTGCCCACTGAAGTGATAACCATCTATCTACTCTTGtcacttgctttcgaactgctgggttggcaggagctgcAGTGTGTGATTGAAGCTCACCCCATCCCATGGCAGCAACCAGATCTCAAATACAAGTCTGCCAATTGTCAACACCACCacgcttctttttatttttcagtgaagtgtcaagaaaagaaattaaagaagatATGCAGTATGTAAATTGTGTGCATCCTTTATTAGAAAAGTTGCGGACAGAAGACTGTCACTAATTGTAGAAATTTCTTTATGGAACATGGGTGTATTCTTCATATTAATTGATTCTGCATATTAATTAATTGATAATATTAGTAAGACAATCTAAGCTTAATGCACATTCCCCAGTATATTGAAATCACTTTTAATAGTGATAAAAATCTATTGCTGCtattttttcagaaattgttCTGATTCCAAAAGACTCAGTCCCATTAACCAGAGTAGTAGAGTTCCTAATCTCAGCCAGTGAGTTTATCCCTTTTGTAGCGTATATGAAGTTATCTCCTACAAACTCTTATCCTGCATAGAGCAAAGTTGAATTATTTACACAATAGTATCCTTGTATTCCTACTTAGAACGCCAGAGGCTTTGTAAATGTTTGCTTTTGTGGACCCCACAAAATACAATAGGAATAACATAAAGAACCAGGAGTCTTTATTAGTTTTTAATTGGATTCTTGCTACCTAAATCAAGTGTTAACATGACTGAGAAAATTCAAGTTCTGTTATGCAATATTTTCATGTTAGAATAACCTTAACATACTGcacatttcttttctttggaaCCTCCTtgtatgtaaatatttttcataaCTGAATGATACCTATCTACAGATTGAATTGTCCTGAATCTGAGCTATTATTTAAAAGTTACAGATTGATGCTTTGCTTTtaattccaaaaggaaaaaaaatcccactgtTTTGAACATGCTGGGAAAGTATAGTGCATCCCACAAATGAGTCATAACCAAATTaggataacccccccccccaatatttctgcactgtttgctttttttaactttttctgttattattttaaaatgaaaaatgattaaaatatgtaaatattctGCAGTTTTGTGTTTTtcagtttttccccccaatttcagttgttgttgttttctgccCTAACTTCAGAGTATAAAGAAGCAGAAGATTCATATGCAAAAGCCCTGCGGGTTTGTCCGGCCTCCTGTAACACAGATAGATCCATTTTGTATTCAAATAGAGCTGCAGCAAGAATGAAACAGGTAATACTAATTTCCAAGATTATAAAGCAATAAGTTTTGAGAAGATTTCATTTTGTCAGAACTTTTATGTGCGGAGGAGCTGCAGGGGGAAATGAtacgtgggtgggtgggtgggtgagttggTTTGGCATTTCAGATGCCGCTGCAAATTTATTAAGTTTGAACAGATCTACTACAGCAGAGTGAGTGTATTGCCAAGCATTTGCTAATTAGCCAGCTTTTCTCTGAAACTGTGATCCTTTGCCATATCCCGACTCCTACTTGaaaggaatgctgggaaagagTCTTTGCTATAGCAACAGTTTTCAACCCTGCTAACTTTTACGATGTgtagacttccactcccagaattccctatccTGAGTGCTGGGGAAACTGCTCTTCCTGTTGGACATGTTTAGACCAGGACAGATGGTGAAGGTGGCCTGGATGTTGCTAACTTAGGGAATAGGCTTTCTGTCAGCTCTTCTCCTATTCTCTCTGGTATGACCACTGGAAAAGGCTGATGGAGGCTTGTCCCAAAATGGGAAACATGGATGTAGCcatgagccagattgttgggggcaatagcctAATATTTTAAATCACCCAGAGTGCGCTATATagcactatggagcggtatataataagtgctattgctatttgttttattttctacaaATGGAAAATTCTTGGGTATCTTGGAATAGGTTAGCCAGCGTACAGATACGTAGCATACCTTTCTTAGTCTCTAGTTTCACTGACTTATTGTTCCATGGTTCTGGATTTAGATGCTGAGCATATAAAGTTTTTATGCTACCATGTAATATTTCCAAATCTTTATGAATGTCagaaacatatattttatattaaatgtcAATGTTATCTCTCATTTAGGACAAGAAAGAAATGGCTATAAGTGATTGCAGCAAAGGTATTTTCTTCTCACACTTTTGCTCTTGGTCAGGATATTATGTTTAGAGACTAGACATGGGAGAGAATATAGGGAATTTGACAGATATCTGATATTATATACTAGGATGAAGCCTGATCAATGGCACTGTTAATTTTCCCATCTACCTCCCTCAAATATTTGGTTTACTCAAGGAGGATTTGATGACTGAAATAAGCAGAATGCTAAATAATTACTCCATGATTGAAGCTTTCAACTGAGCATCAGATACAGTACCTGGAAAATAATTGGGCTATGTTTATctgattttaaaagaagaaatgagtTGGGCAGGTTTAGAGGGACTTGGAAATAGGCTggatagaatggagtggaggtAGTAACAGTGAAATCAGATTGAATACCATCACTGTTAACCAAAATGCATACTAACCTATGGTTTGTTGAATATATAACAATGGACTGGACTCACATAGAATATTAAGGAATTAATCAGATAAAATAATTTCTGAACTACATTTTTGGTTCATATGGCATGTGAAATTGAAAGCAGacaaactcccctcccccaatCCTATGAATATAGATTCAAGTTCAGTATGATAATAGTGCTAGAATTGTTGATACGTATATCTGCTTAATCTATTTACTATTTAGCAATGGAGTTATTAAATAGTACTGGAGCATGGTTGTACAAGTATCTTGTAGAAATACTGCAAGTAAGATGTATCATTgctctctttttgtttttcagcTCTAGAGTTAAACCCAAACTATATCAAAGCACTGTTGAGAAGGGCAGAACTGtatgaaaaaacagaaaaactagATGAAGCTTTAGAGGATTACAAAAATCTGTTGGAGAAAGATCCATCGGTATATCAAGCAAGGGAAGCTTGCATGGTAAACTTATTTTTTCAATCAAGGAGATGATTATAGTAATACCATTAAAGCACAGAACATTTCAGGACTCTGGTGAAAGATGGTAAGAAGCATGATTCAAAAGAATAGGGAGTGAAGAGAaaggctgttctgacctaggcttcccaagagcatgaagtaaactcctggtcccgacatagaccccttttattaatttactgtgaattctgctcattcacatccagcaaagtctttcaagggaggatttacagtcacagaccttatctggcataAAGAGctaccaggctgatatctgcaaaatctggcaaggagtctcttgCAAACTTCCCcacccctttcgctccttttttatttcttcagggaggggccattcatcatccatctgtgaccttactcccaagtcaacccctgatctttagctgttcccttcgtctggcaactgcacatgcacactttgGGAACAAACTCCAGTTGTacgtctgcttcactgatgtctgattctgaaggcagctgataactgacatacgaCTCTGGCCCCCTCTTTGCGTCCAAcgcagagctctcatcagagccttcctcagactccagcactggcccatgttcctccccaaccttttcactgtctgaatctgctaccagctctgctggcgggccacaacataggCTGGTACTGAAACCATAATCCTGATTTTCAAGTTGGTGGATCAGTTATAAGAGATGAGGGAAGAGGATTCTAACAAGCTTCTTGAATTAAAGCTTTTACTTCAGATGTGAGCAAACACAGCTTTGGAATTAAAGTGTGGGGAAAAATCTGCCATGGCGGGAACAAAAAGCCATCTtgattcctccccccctttcttttcttgttcGTTTTTGTGACTTTTTGAAGAGCATTTGCTTTCAAATTCTCAGAACACATGATAAAGCTGTAGCTTTTTGGTCACCTCCAAAATAATTTGGTTTTAAAGTTTTAGCAATGTGTGGTCCTAATAGCCCCTTTTAAAGGAGCTGGTGTGGAGGGTTGCCTAAAATATGGAAAACTCACATAATTAGAATGTTCTTAGGAGAGAATATCATAAAGATGTTCCACTCTTTGCATAACATCATCGATACCTAGCTGTAGGCTTTAATAACGGCTTTGAAGTTCCTTAAATGCTATTGTGAAGGGGCTATCTATGTCTGAATTATATGACTTGAAAATGAAATCTTTAGTTATATGATGGGCATACAAGTCTTGGATTTCGAAGCCTAAAATTGCATCCACTGAGTTATTTCTCTTACTTAGATGAAAGCAAAATCATTCTTGGACAGGTATGTATGGTTCTCTAATAAATCAGATAATGGCTTGGGTTATATATGAACTTAAAGCAAGCATTGACAATAATTGTGTCCTTATCTTTTCATCATTAAGTGATGCACCAATCTCTGCACACCGAATAAAGAGTAAATAAAGTTGCTTAATGTGTTTGTGGAATTGGCCTtctctttgcttttgtttttagaGATTgccaaaagaaatagaagaacgTAATGAAAAACTTAAGGCTGAGATGTTAGGTAAGTACATTTTGTATATAGTTGCTTATGCAGGAGAATGGTTTCTGTAAGGGTATATGCATAAAACATATACCTTTCTAAAATGGCCTTTTCTGTGGAATTTGTAGAATTCCACAGACTTATTTCAGATTCTGCCATGTATGAAACGAAAGGGTTTGTGTATATTTATCTGtcagatcattaaaaaaaaccggTTGCAGCTGGGTCACCCTGATCTCTACAGCTACAAAAATAGAAACAACCTGACTATTGCCATAGTAGAAATACCGATTTTATTTTGGCAGTAGGAAACAAACTTTTATATAAAAGCAAACAGCAAAATTGCTTCTGCCATGGGATCTGAAGCATAAAGTCATTCTGAACATGCAAATAATAGACTGGATGCAGAATCTGGTTGCAAATTATATTGACAAATTATATCTAGTGCATTGGTATAAAAGGCAATGGTTTTTCTCCTCATTGAGCCAATTGTTTTGTGATGGCGATATTGTTATATTCCTTGGAAAATAGTAAAATTTGTTCATAACAATGTGAAATCTTAGTTGCCAGTTCTTTAAATGGTGTTGACCTTCATACACATCAAGCTCTTCCTCAAAACCTGATTAGCATAGAATATGTATAGATCGAGGGAGTGTGGTATTTTGCAATTCTAGATGGACATTTTGTCAATGCACAGGTTTTTAAAGTGCTATCGAAGATACTTTGATGTGGCACCCAGAGGGATAACCATGGCCGATTTATGTCATAATCTTTTCATTTTGAGATCTTGAGACTTAATACTTTATGATCTCCAATTTTTTTGGTATTGTCACATGAATtatccacatttttttcttttcaatcacAGCTGTATCTGGTGTGTTGTGAACCCAAACTTTATCAGTTTGTATTTGGAAATCCTACAATATATTAATTTGCTCATATTCAACTGCTTTTTCAACTCTGTGTTTTGTTACTGGCACATGGTAATTTTTAtagatgttccagtgaatcatttgGGTGACAGTGTTATGTACAATCTTGCATCAGCTAAGTATATTATctactgtttcttctgcttctttgcacaatctggatttttaaatcatttgatgattttttaaaattctggccTTGATTGCATTAATTTTAATAGTTTGCTTTTGCACAGCCAACATTGAGCCttcagtttcctttttttaaatgttccagtTGTAAGCCAGTGCCAGGTTTTATCTGTATCCACTTCCCCTCAATCTTTTATAGAAATTGTATGATGATGATTGGTATTGCAATCATCACCTGGTATTtctgatgcacaaattgaagagaaACAGCACAAATGGAAGAGAATCACCTACCAGCTGATGCATAAATGGAAGAGAAACAgctaggaaaaaaataacaaaatattttgatttgcaAATTAAAGTTGAATCATtatggaggaagaaatcaatggttgttccaatagtaataggagcccTTGGAACAATACCCTGCCTAGATATATGGAAATTTTGAAATGATTAGATCTCAATATCCTGGCtttggaaaaacaacaacaaccccccaAAACCCCACTCTATTCATAACtgctaggtccttggttaggacttgaactgttaagtttttaccagCCCCAGACTGTGAATCGAATTGAAGATTAACTGTTATTACCAGTGTTATACTATCCACTTTCCCCCAAAGTCTCTGAAAGGTACAAAAGGTCATTTCACTCTGGAATACTTGTAGAGAGTTAATAATAGTTGTTGAAAGGTCAGCAAATGGAAAAACATCCGATTTTTTCCATGCCCAATTCCTTTTCATTAGAAACTAGTTTTTGCTTCAGTACTTGCAACACTTCAGAAGGGATAGGGCCTTTCTGAATTAAGTTTTAGGAAGTCGTTTTTTGAATGGTTCAAAACAATATAGAACAATGTTTTGgtttgaaattgaaaaaaaaatactagtagTATTATAATTTGTAGCTGGATTTTAGTTTCAACATGTTATTATAGTTAAATAATAGTGAAACTGATATCTAAAGTATTTTTTTCCGAAGGAGTAGAGCGGAGTTTTAAGCCAGTTCTATGCTTGTACAGTTTTATGCTTGTACTGCTGTAGTCTTTGTGGATAGCTGATTTCAGTTTATCCAAACACAAATTGTTTGTTAAGCAAAGAGAAGGCTTATCCACTCAATCTTTGCCCTCTTGTCATTCATCCACATGCTTACTTTCGATTTTGTTTTTCATGATCTTAAGATATGACTTAATCTGGGCTGCTCCCAGTTTCAATTCTTCATAAACTTTGTATTGTCTAATTACAATACTACATTAGATGGCAGCATGGGTTCTTCtcaccctttttaaaataaaaatgttaactaaAGAGTTCTAGAATTGAGGATGAACACAGTAGCTGTAAATAATTGTGATTAAAAAGTCATGTGGGTAGTAGCAAACAGAGTCTGTCAGTTTGAAAACAGGTGTTCTGTTTACCACTGGTCTGTCAAAAACATGCTGTGAGCATTATGAAGCCCACAGGAGTTGTACTAGTGGAGATATAAATTCAAAGGGAGAAACTGCATGTAATACATAATAATGGAGCAAATTTTGGACATGTAGTATTTTTCCCCTGGAGTCTCTCTTAAAATGACCATTTCTGGTGAAAGTGGGTGATATTCTTCTTATGTTGGCATTTCTTGAACAGAATTCTTAAAAGTCATTTTAAAACTTCCTTCTTCCGCACAGTATTGTTGTCAGAAGACATTCCTTTGATTATTGTGctagtttttttaaatgtagctgAAGGTGTGAATTTTTTTATGTATGTGTATTGCAGGCAAGCTGAAGGATCTTGGGAATCTGGTTCTCCGTCCTTTTGGCTTATCAACGGAAAACTTCCAAATGAAGCAAGATTCCTCAACTGGCTCCTACTCTATCAACTTTGTTCAAAATCCAAATAATAACAACCGATAACACGAGCCCAAACTGCATGTTGCAAATGTTGGGCTTTGAGGCTTAACGGTGATGTGGTTTCGGTGAATGCAAAAAGGATGAGTAAACATTTAATGCATAATGCCATTCTTTAAACTGGGAGGATTTGACCTGAGACCTATAcattgtgtgagtgtgtgtgtgtgtgtgcgtgtgtgtgtgtgtgattctttCAAAAGAGGTGGGCAGAAGAGGACTGATATTTGACCTTCGCAGTGATGTTtcatgcactttgggcactctgCATCTTCCATCTGAGGAGGGATGTGGGTTAGATTTGCAAGTTAGACAAATGTCAGTACGTCTAAACCTGTAGCCATAGTACAATCATTTCATCATTTGTGAAGTTTGTAAGTCTCTTTGAAGGACAAAGAAGTGTTTCTTTGTTTAGAGAATCTACTTTTACCTTACAGATTAATAAATCATTCATGATGTTAGTGCCTGTCTTTTAATTCAAAGTAGCCTTTTCAGTGTTAAATGTTGCATAACAGCATAAATTTTGTTAAATGAGAGAAAGTGGTTATTAGTAACTACATACTACACTAAGCTCCCCTCCCcaggtgattttattttattttatgctttttTTAGAAGACATTGTTGGGCTTTTAAATATATCTACAGTGGGACCTTGGGTCCTGGACGTCTCAGACCACGAACAATTTGGGTGCTGACTGAAAAATCCGCTCAATGTTGCATTCGGGTCACAAATACATCCTCGGTTGCCGAATAAACACATTTCCTCTGCCGTGGCGATTTCCCCTGCTGAGCCATTTTTtttgtgtgcacgcatgcacagtcagtcttgcttctggtcacgaACAAATTGGGTGCCGACCGAAGTCCTGAAATGGATTGTGGTTGGTacccgaggtcccactgtatttaattaatttatttattttgaaacagcctccccccgcccccccaaaaaaattgagGGGGCATCTgctaaaacaattaaaagttctTGATCACCAAAAATATGTTAATTTATTTGCAACATTCTCTGGTTATAGAGCAAGTTCGCTATTTCTGCTTGGACATGCCTACTAAACCCTTACATTTTATCCGATTGCTTTTCACATAACGTGTCTTTTTTTGCAGAAGATACAAGCTTGTAATTTTTGTAAGTATCATAAAAAGTATATTATGGTATTTAAATatgcttttattatattttatctttaaGGAATGGTATGCAATTATATTATTTGTACTAAACACCATTATTCACCAATAGTGTTCAAACATTATTACCACACAGCCTTCATTTCAATAAGACTTCAAGATAGGCTGTTTTGatcaaaaagaaaatacagtGCATAGAAATTCTACATGGTTAAAACATCTTTTTTCAAATTTGAATGCATAGCATTTGTATGGAATTGTGACATATTCAGAGTGAGAAAGTAGTGAATATGGCACATGAAACATTTATATATCCTTTCTATTAGTACTTTAAATATCTTTGGCAAGAATAACAGCTTCCAAATATTTCCTGTAGCTAACCGGGTCTTTCTGTGCTTGCTTTTGgaatttttctttattcttccaTGCAGAACTCTTTTAGTTGATTATTGTGTCTTCTCCCACACGCTTATAGTGAAATAATTGAATTTGAAAAGAAGCTAGATAATTGAGCAGGACAAACATCTGTAAGTATCTGCAAACTTGAAAGTGGGAATATCTGTGAGATCTCAACTTGGAAGTGCATACAAAGGGACTTACAAAGAATTATTTTCAGCTTGAAGGTGCAGGGaagaatgaggaaaaaaatgccaAGATTTTGTAATAGAAAGACTATTAGCTGGCTACAGAAGTACATGGAAGgagttttaaaataagattttggtGATTGCTGCATTCTCTGTTAATTTATTTTGAAActagaaaaaatattcaaaattaatGGAAAGATATGTTTAACTTTATTATGTAGAGATTGTATTAGCTTCTGTTCATATATGGATTCATTAAAACATACTTTCTGATTAGAGTTGCCTAAACCTGTACATGCATTTTTGTTCAAGGTGGCATTTATGGTAAGAGATGGTCTGGTTTTGGTTTAATTGACTTAATCTTTGGTTATATGGTTGGAATAAAATAGTTTAAGAGAGTGTTAGGAGAGTTTGGAAGAAGCTGAATGAATTAGGATAATTCTGTTAATGAATGAAACATGATTGACAGATTATAATTGGAAGCTGTTTTACACCTATAGTGATATTTCCCTGTTGCTGAGATCTGTTGGTTCTGCTGGAATGTGCAAATATTTTCAGTTGACCTGCTTCATGTTGGAGTGGGGACTGTAAAGGTGATTATTTGACTGCTCAGTGTGAAAATATACAGGAACAGAGATGTTGGTATTGCTTGAGAGATGGGTGATATGGTAGCCATCACATACTAACTTTTTAAGTTGTTTCTAAGGAGAGGCAAAGCTAGGGCTGGACCTGGGATGTACCTGAGAAGCTCATTACCAGCAGACTGGCAATTACTAGTGATTGAAGATTCAGGGTGTTTGATTAATTAGTAATTGGAAACCGAAGTTAAGAATTGTCCAACAGTCTAGTATTATCAGTAAATAGAAGAGACCAAGAACATCAACGGCACATTAGTAAGTGCTACTATTTGTCAATTAGAAGGTGGTGGAGTTGGGAGTGgaaattccttttctttctccctgtgTGGACATGAAAGTCACAACACAGAATACTGACTTCGCAATTTGGGACTCAGTACAAAGAAAGGTATGTTGTCTGGCCAATGTGCTGAACATGTTT contains:
- the TTC1 gene encoding tetratricopeptide repeat protein 1 is translated as MESEDAVAPEKLIEDLNLSEKQSSPTHHAYIPRVVKEGVSQLSEDDDLFHDCSDSLESRVVEENHNSETDSLENEVDLDEKELLELEKNMSEEEKEKRRNESATLKEEGNKQFKNGEYKEAEDSYAKALRVCPASCNTDRSILYSNRAAARMKQDKKEMAISDCSKALELNPNYIKALLRRAELYEKTEKLDEALEDYKNLLEKDPSVYQAREACMRLPKEIEERNEKLKAEMLGKLKDLGNLVLRPFGLSTENFQMKQDSSTGSYSINFVQNPNNNNR